The Engystomops pustulosus chromosome 4, aEngPut4.maternal, whole genome shotgun sequence genome contains a region encoding:
- the LOC140128715 gene encoding olfactory receptor 10A7-like, giving the protein MIISYSYLQTNLTVVTEFLLLGFQGNRLFRNVLFLVFLVVFSTTICGNLLIIALVSTSRNLHTPMYFFISQLSVGDIVLTLDIVPILLRILLHNGSVISFIGCMSQFYFFSVSGIYECLLLTVMSYDRYVAICNPLHYTSVMTMSYCMKLDVGCWFLATLFSLIDNIITSTLTYCGGNIIDHFFCDLLPLEGAACSDTSFIDIIMYVQSLPLVIIPTVVIIQSYVRIVLAVLRIPSSTGRQKAFSTCSSHLIVVSIFYWSLFSVYVVPTNGQTSVISKILSLLYTVLTPLINPIIYSLRNKDIRKAVQELLHKCKCN; this is encoded by the coding sequence ATGATTATTTCCTATTCCTACTTGCAGAccaatctgaccgtggtcacagaGTTTCTCCTATTAGGATTCCAAGGAAATCGACTTTTCAGAAATGTTTTGTTCCTTGTGTTTCTTGTTGTTTTTAGTACAacaatatgtgggaacctcctgatcatcgccctggtgtccaccagcaggaacctccacacccccatgtacttcttcatctcacaactgtccGTCGGTGACATAGTGTTGACCTTAGATATTGTCCCTATTTTGCTACGGATCCTTCTGCATAATGGTAGTGTAATCAGTTTTATTGGATGTATGtctcagttttatttttttagtgtCTCCGGAATCTATGAGTGTCTtctactcacagtgatgtcttaCGACAGATATGTGGCCATTTGTAACCCGCTCCATTACACTTCTGTCATGACCATGTCATACTGTATGAAGCTGGATGTGGGGTGTTGGTTTTTGGCTACTTTGTTTTCTTTAATTGACAACATAATAACATCAACGCTGACATATTGTGGAGGGAACATTATTGATCATTTTTTCTGTGATCTTCTACCCTTAGAGGGAGCAGCCTGCTCTGACACCTCCTTCATTGATATAATTATGTATGTACAAAGCCTTCCTTTAGTTATTATTCCAACGGTTGTAATTATACAATCGTATGTTAGAATTGTATTAGCAGTCTTAAGGATCCCATCAAGCACCGggagacagaaagccttctccacctgcagctcccacctcattgtggtctccatcTTCTACTGGTCTCTGTTCAGTGTTTATGTTGTTCCAACAAATGGACAAACTTCAGTCATCAGTAAgatcctctccctgctctatactgtacttactCCTCTGATTAATCCCATTATATACAGTCTGAGGAATAAAGATATTAGGAAAGCCGTACAGGAGCTGCTTCATAAGTGTAAATGCAATTAA